The Gordonibacter urolithinfaciens genome contains a region encoding:
- the cmk gene encoding (d)CMP kinase, translating into MIIAIDGPSGAGKSTVAKAVAKKLGFSCLDTGAMYRAVAWRALQDGVPFDDDAALSRLARTHDIAFGHEPGDPAPKSVSIGGEDVTRAIRTAEIDRAVSPVSAAPSVREALVGQQRRIGRAGDYVVEGRDIGTVVFPEAEVKVFLTASDEERAHRRVRQNADRSIGSIDFDEVLADLRRRDEHDSSRAASPLKPAEDAVRLDSTGRYIEDVIDEIVELARERAAR; encoded by the coding sequence ATGATCATCGCCATAGACGGCCCCAGCGGGGCCGGAAAGTCCACGGTCGCGAAGGCCGTGGCGAAGAAGCTCGGCTTCTCCTGCCTCGACACGGGCGCCATGTACCGCGCCGTGGCGTGGCGCGCCCTGCAGGACGGCGTGCCGTTCGACGACGACGCAGCGCTCAGTCGGCTGGCCCGTACGCACGACATCGCGTTCGGGCACGAGCCGGGCGACCCGGCCCCTAAAAGCGTGTCCATCGGCGGCGAGGACGTCACGCGCGCCATCCGCACGGCCGAGATCGACCGCGCCGTGAGCCCCGTGTCGGCCGCGCCCTCCGTGCGCGAGGCGCTCGTGGGGCAGCAGCGCCGCATCGGCCGCGCGGGCGATTACGTGGTGGAGGGCCGCGACATCGGCACGGTGGTGTTCCCCGAGGCGGAGGTGAAGGTATTCCTCACCGCATCGGACGAGGAGCGTGCGCACCGCCGCGTGCGCCAGAACGCCGACCGCTCCATCGGCTCCATCGACTTCGACGAGGTCCTCGCCGACCTGCGGCGCCGCGACGAGCACGACTCCTCGCGCGCTGCCTCGCCCCTCAAGCCCGCCGAAGATGCCGTGCGCCTCGACTCCACGGGCCGCTACATAGAGGATGTCATCGACGAGATCGTGGAGCTCGCGCGCGAGAGGGCCGCGCGATGA
- the aroA gene encoding 3-phosphoshikimate 1-carboxyvinyltransferase, translating into MSHEPVASAASAPSLQPEVGRTVIEPLPAPLRGAATVPGDKSISHRAVLFAAMAEGTSRVSGVLDSEDVRSSIKAVSQLGARVSLERQPDGSLAGGITGWGASGPRKPDAPIDCGNSGTTARLLMGVLAPWDVPVEITGDDSLQRRPMRRITAPLMKMGARFEPGGRETLPITEVGTRDLRAVTYDAPMASAQLKTAVLLAGVYARGTTTLNEPAPSRNHTELMLPEFGVPTTAADRTASVTGPRVLQAAEVRVPGDPSSAAFLVCAAVLKPGSSLQVENVSLNTARIGFTRTLERMGADVSVRHAGAAGKEPYGMIAACHTPSLHGCEVPAEKIAAIVDEVPVLALVAAHARGVTVFREVGELRVKETDRLAAVVEGLGQLGVEAYIDGNDLYVEGQPGLRAPAGLVFDSHGDHRLAMTWALVGLTGGVPVEVENFDSVKISYPRFLDDIERLAR; encoded by the coding sequence ATGTCGCATGAGCCCGTCGCATCAGCCGCATCCGCACCGTCTCTGCAGCCCGAGGTCGGCCGCACGGTCATCGAGCCTTTGCCCGCGCCGTTGCGCGGCGCCGCCACCGTGCCGGGCGACAAGTCCATCTCGCACCGCGCCGTGCTGTTCGCGGCCATGGCCGAGGGCACCTCGCGCGTGTCCGGCGTGCTGGACTCCGAGGACGTGCGCTCGTCCATCAAGGCGGTGAGCCAGCTCGGTGCCCGGGTCTCGCTAGAACGTCAGCCTGACGGCAGCCTGGCCGGCGGCATCACGGGCTGGGGTGCCTCCGGCCCGCGCAAGCCGGACGCTCCCATCGACTGCGGCAACTCCGGGACCACGGCGCGCCTGCTCATGGGCGTGCTCGCGCCGTGGGACGTGCCCGTGGAGATCACGGGCGACGATTCGCTCCAGCGTCGCCCCATGCGCCGCATCACCGCGCCGCTCATGAAGATGGGCGCGCGCTTCGAGCCCGGCGGCCGCGAGACGCTGCCTATAACCGAGGTGGGCACGCGTGACCTGCGCGCGGTCACCTATGATGCACCCATGGCGTCGGCCCAGCTCAAAACCGCAGTGTTGCTGGCGGGCGTCTACGCGCGCGGCACGACCACCTTGAACGAGCCCGCCCCGTCGCGCAACCACACCGAGCTGATGCTGCCCGAGTTCGGCGTGCCCACCACGGCAGCCGACCGCACGGCCAGCGTGACCGGCCCCCGCGTGCTCCAGGCGGCCGAGGTGCGCGTTCCAGGCGACCCGTCCTCGGCCGCGTTCCTCGTGTGCGCCGCGGTGCTCAAGCCCGGCAGCTCCCTCCAGGTGGAGAACGTGAGCCTGAACACGGCGCGCATCGGCTTCACCCGCACGCTCGAGCGCATGGGCGCCGACGTGTCGGTGCGCCACGCGGGGGCGGCGGGCAAGGAGCCCTACGGCATGATAGCGGCGTGCCACACCCCGAGCCTCCATGGCTGCGAGGTGCCGGCCGAGAAGATCGCCGCCATCGTCGACGAGGTTCCGGTGCTCGCGCTCGTGGCGGCGCACGCCCGCGGCGTGACGGTGTTCCGCGAGGTGGGCGAGCTGCGCGTGAAGGAGACCGACCGCCTCGCGGCCGTCGTGGAGGGCCTCGGCCAGCTGGGCGTGGAGGCCTACATCGACGGCAACGACCTCTATGTGGAGGGCCAGCCCGGCCTGCGCGCCCCTGCGGGCCTCGTGTTCGACTCGCACGGCGACCACCGTCTCGCCATGACGTGGGCGCTCGTGGGCCTCACGGGCGGCGTCCCCGTAGAAGTGGAGAACTTCGACTCCGTTAAGATCAGCTATCCCCGGTTCCTGGACGATATCGAAAGGTTGGCTCGATGA